tctctcatccgtctcacaatctaaaagtttaaAAGTTAAAAGTGGGATCGCAGACAGATACAACaggggttatcaatcaatcaatgttttttttcctgagcgcttactatgggcagagcactgtactaagcacacactgtactaagtacttgggagagttggtagacatgttccctgctcacgacaagcttaccatctagagcttGAAATGTtagagtgatgaaacattaaaacacgaCACAGAGAGAAAACTGTTGGGCTGATAAGACTTGGGGAATTGAGAATGAATTGGGGAATGCTTTTTGGAAGGTTTGGAAGAGACCCTTGGGTCTgaaaaactgtactttccaagcacttagtatagtgctctgcacacacagtaagcgctcaataaacacgattgaatgaatgaatgaaagaggcagagacaggggatTTTCCCCCAGGGGGTCAGTTTGGCCGTGGCAGAGGTTTGGTCCAGGGCGACTGGAAGCTTCTCTCTCGGCAGAGTCATTTGTTTGTTCTCTAGGAGCCTCGGTCCCGGAAGCAGCTtgctttggaagggaagatggggcCGCTACTCTTATTCCTAGTCTCATCCTCAGCTGCTGTTTGTTTACTTTTCTCGTTTCATTTTATTTCAGTTCAACTGCAGCTAAGCGCGGAAAGCGTGGGCGAGGTGTATATAAAGAGCACCGAGTCTGGCCACTATTTGGCTATGGACACCGAAGGACTTTTATatggctcagtaagtatgacgtTGTACACGTTACCAGACgcagggaggtttttgaggtttcCAGAAATCTTGTAGCACAGGGTAATGTAAACTAGAAGCAACAATTAGGCtccactttttattttttcagttggattccccaccctctgccctgcttTATTTTGGGtcagaaaataaatgaaagggTTTTCGGGGCTGGCTGAAAACACGCAGGTAGGTATCGCGTGTTGACTGGGCGGAGGTCCGAGCTGCAGGAGAGATCTCTGGGGGTAGGACTCACTTTGGAATACTCATTCTAGGAGGGCACCGAGGCCTGCATGTTCACCCTTTCATCactcatctctcatttccctGCTTTTTCAATATCCAGGACCAGCCTCTTTTCATTCTCAGTTTATGATGTTGATATTGACGACAATGGTGgggtgcttattatgggccagacactgtactaatcactggggtggatacaagcaaattgggttggacacagtccctgtcccatgtgaagctcacagtctcactccccatttttacagatgagataactgaggcccagagaagtgaagtgacttccccaaggttacacagcagacaagtggcagagctaggattagaatccagttccttctgactcccaggcccgtgccctattccCTATACCAAGCATTccctatgctgcttcccactataccatgctgcttcactcccgGCCACTCCCAAGCCTCCTTACCctgtccactttcttctcccttaGACGTGACAAACTCTCCATTACCCAGCTCATAGATTATTTAGACCGTCAGCTGCCTCTTCCTGTCCCATGGGCAACCATGAGACAATGCAGGAACAGAGACTGCatgatccttatgggcagggaatgcatccgctggattgtacactcccaagtgcttagtacagtgctctgcacggtaagcactcaataaatacttctgattgattaatagagagAAAAAGGAGCTTCCAACCGGCCACTATTAATGCCTTATCTACTCTTCCCTATCCCCATCACAGATCTCTGAGGTTTAGACCCCAAGGCCCAGACTGAACACTTTATTCTCTGATCACCCCACCTGACTCCGGGTTCAGCCCCCAGAAGAAGCTGTCAAAAGCAGGGACCATTTTGGGGATGGGCATGGTTGATGCTGACATACTGCAGCACCATCATAACCCTGACAGTTCTGACAtttctttattgtactttcccaaatgcttagtagagtgcactgcacacagttaagtgctcaacaaataggattgacttGTCACTCGGAGGCCACAGAGAACCTACCATGACCCAGAATTCCACAAGTCGTTTGGGGACTTGGCTAGAGGGGGTCCACCTCTGGCGGTGGGGAAGGGGTCCATTAGGCTCTGAGGTCTTCAaagcccaccctcccacccagtTGAAGCCCTCAAAATAGTAGTCTTCCACCATCACTATAGCATTCCGAGGGAGGAGTTCCTGCAGGAGAGGAATAAGTGCCTGTCCAGTTTACAGGGACGGTTCAAAAGGTGTGTGTGTCTCAGAGAGAGAGGTCATTCCACAGAGGCCCAGGAAAACAccaggaagggaggcagggatcTTAGCATTTCTGACCTGTTGCTACTGAGGTTCATGCTCCCCTTTTCCCACATGCTAACTGTACAATTCCCACCATCCGTAGCAAGCCTGTCTCCAAGCTACCCAGCCCACAGAGAACACAGATTTTATTGTCGGTACTGGGGGTCTGCCTAGAAGTCAAAGGTAAATGTAAAGGACTGGTATTCCTGCTTCTCTGCTCACTCCCCTGAGGTCAGACACAGCACAGAGTCGAATAACCAAACACCAGTGTCCAAATTACCAGTTACCCTAAAAGAAGTGACTGTAAATTATCTTAAACACCCTCAGGTCACGCAACAAAATCAGGCCAATCGGGTGGATCCCTAGAACTTTCCCCATTCGTTTTTCACTGATTATTAGGAGATGGAGGAAAACAGACCTACAATGCAGGGGTCATCagaaattccaggccaggccgCTCTTCTCCGAATGCAGTAACTTTTCAACCATGATTCTGGCCCATTCACTGGCACATGCTCCAGTGATCTGTGGGCCCAGAGCTGGGCCTGTGGTTTTCCCATAGAGGGGTAGGCACACCCTAAAGGAGCCTCCCCGTCTCACCTCTGTCCAGCAGGCACCCAGTGAAGACTGCTTGTTCCTGGAGCGGCTGGAGGAGAACCACTATAACACGTACGTGTCCAAGAAGCACGCTGAGAAGAATTGGTTTGTCGGTCTCAAGAAGAACGGGAGCTGCAAACGAGGTCCCCGGACTCACTACGGCCAGAAAgccatcctcttcctcccgctccccgtGGCGTCCGACTAGCCGCCTCTCCTCTCGGTACTGGGCCCTTCCAGAACCCCTAGAACCTGAGACACCCGCCTGTTGCctgccctcctgcttctcccaaacCCACAAACCACCGCAAACCATCAGGCTTTCAACTCTTCCTCCCTCATCggccactttccctgtcccagggctgtttggcagaggtgggtgggtgatCCTCAAGATGGGTTCTCAGGCCAGTCTCTCCGGGGCCTACCAAAGGGCGATCCGGAGGATTCCCGGGGAATCTCACATTCAGAGCCACGTGTGATTTCTCTCCTATTGGGCCAACCATCACTGACCATTTCCCTAGACCCTGGGCCAAAAATCCTTGTTCAACATCTAGCCATGCGGCAGGTGAGAACAGAACCATTCTTAGTGAGAGGACAGGAGGGAGACAGTGAGAAAA
This genomic stretch from Ornithorhynchus anatinus isolate Pmale09 chromosome X1, mOrnAna1.pri.v4, whole genome shotgun sequence harbors:
- the FGF1 gene encoding fibroblast growth factor 1 isoform X1, with the protein product MAEGEITTFTALMEKFDLPLGNYKKPRLLYCSNGGYFLRIQPDGKVDGTRDRSDQHIQLQLSAESVGEVYIKSTESGHYLAMDTEGLLYGSQAPSEDCLFLERLEENHYNTYVSKKHAEKNWFVGLKKNGSCKRGPRTHYGQKAILFLPLPVASD
- the FGF1 gene encoding fibroblast growth factor 1 isoform X3, with the protein product MAEGEITTFTALMEKFDLPLGNYKKPRLLYCSNGGYFLRIQPDVQLQLSAESVGEVYIKSTESGHYLAMDTEGLLYGSQAPSEDCLFLERLEENHYNTYVSKKHAEKNWFVGLKKNGSCKRGPRTHYGQKAILFLPLPVASD
- the FGF1 gene encoding fibroblast growth factor 1 isoform X2: MAEGEITTFTALMEKFDLPLGNYKKPRLLYCSNGGYFLRIQPDGKVDGTRDRSDQHIQLQLSAESVGEVYIKSTESGHYLAMDTEGLLYGSAPSEDCLFLERLEENHYNTYVSKKHAEKNWFVGLKKNGSCKRGPRTHYGQKAILFLPLPVASD